One window of the Montipora foliosa isolate CH-2021 chromosome 4, ASM3666993v2, whole genome shotgun sequence genome contains the following:
- the LOC138000907 gene encoding uncharacterized protein — translation MAKTALNLSKGTSNTQNADLLEALLLAFEEKMQRRRETSATNAILANELASSGYLSYTPSSSESDNSLQRPIATSTPRSRLSLPFDDQVTESPVPKCHSSSSSSPLSSRNFQISTEATQDDPVYFATEGALRSLFSFFVSNLSAKCFFCSIPFDMNSLSFKRQGHAVSVNMSCLCGDSVKWLSSPIMGGSIQKYYVNMRMIHGILSCGLTETQYSSVCQAANIGSEGDKTFDTVLKKLHYMNTVKKVCNESMVAAQEEVKNRPGYYTNGECVITDARHDSSRSAAHTTVSALSFSTKKVVGVLNWSKASEVTAVSREVPMTKELLTLLTETQGAKSVTKVLKKVASGPLRDHGTKWFSDLSDKVKSTRTHVYFCMKNSPPNEEDFRESLLTGIDHYQGKHDKCNEGSRCKSEGYVMSKKMLNDARDIAAYKKAISGTTIYRHAADYMRTSKTQDESTFSSMCKRCSDHLQILTENASPVSQENPTLMDISASQIPAGDTLEEKSSESSEHKSTQENENSSLSEELALKMESLCVKDRSYVLSPTSTTSSSGEVEMTSAFEIQRSKLYAFLAECGIHPLEKPWLEWANVGERTHRRYIQRTSEIISSVLKVVYPGNPGCLWSQLQASTAISEMLGDEAVCSPSDRSYLEGLAEAYKNSAAWDTRRQILSVMAGIASYKAISLYIPGITPYRYTMANLHRLQFGRAAPVPKKDAPRLRIDRQQLDHFLSFITSPHLVQDLPFGNKNLKLSNGQSIAVPNVIRTNSTNSTAWIPILHHSAREQ, via the exons ATGGCCAAAACGGCGTTAAACCTTTCGAAGGGAACGTCAAATACACAAAATGCCGACCTTCTAGAAGCTCTGCTGCTTGCTTTTGAAGAGAAAATGCAAAGACGCAGAGAAACATCTGCTACAAACGCAATTCTAGCGAACGAACTGGCCTCATCTGGATACCTCTCGTACACGCCAAGTTCCTCAGAAAGTGATAACTCACTTCAAAGACCAATTGCGACCTCCACCCCAAGATCACGATTGTCTTTGCCTTTTGATGATCAAGTCACCGAGTCACCCGTGCCAAAATGCCATTCATCGTCCTCTTCGTCACCCCTTTCATCAAGAAATTTCCAAATATCGACAGAGGCAACACAGGATGACCCCGTCTACTTTGCTACTGAAGGAGCCCTTCgctctttgttttcttttttcgtttccAACCTATCTGCAAAGTGCTTCTTTTGTTCTATACCTTTCGACATGAACTCCCTTTCATTCAAAAGGCAGGGTCATGCAGTTTCAGTCAACATGTCCTGTTTGTGTGGTGATTCTGTCAAGTGGTTGTCTTCTCCTATCATGGGGGGATCTATACAGAAATATTATGTAAACATGAG AATGATTCATGGAATTTTATCTTGTGGGCTAACTGAAACTCAGTATTCGAGTGTCTGCCAAGCAGCAAATATTGGGAGTGAAGgtgacaaaacttttgacacaG TGTTGAAGAAACTTCATTACATGAATACGGTGAAGAAGGTTTGCAACGAATCAATGGTTGCTGCCCAAGAAGAAGTGAAAAACAGACCTGGCTATTATACCAATGGAGAG TGTGTTATTACTGATGCAAGACATGATTCTAGCAGATCAGCAGCACATACCACAGTTTCAGCTCTATCCTTCTC AACCAAAAAAGTGGTCGGAGTCTTAAACTGGAGCAAGGCCTCAGAAGTCACTGCAGTCAGTCGGGAGGTGCCGATGACAAAGGAATTGCTTACTCTTCTAACTGAAACACAAG GTGCTAAGTCAGTAACAAAAGTCTTGAAGAAAGTGGCATCTGGCCCTTTAAGAGATCATGGTACCAAGTGGTTTTCAGATTTGTCTGACAAAG TAAAGAGCACACGGACACACGTGTACTTTTGCATGAAGAACAGTCCACCAAACGAGGAAGACTTTAGGGAGAGCCTTCTAACAGGTATTGATCACTACCAG GGTaaacatgataaatgtaatgaAGGGTCCAGATGCAAATCAGAGGGGTATGTTATGAGTAAGAAAATGCTGAATGATGCAAGAGATATAGCAGCTTACAAGAAAGCCATATCTGGAACAACGATTTATCGACATGCGGCTGACTACATGCGG ACCTCAAAAACACAAGATGAATCGACGTTTTCAT cAATGTGCAAGCGATGCAGCGACCATTTGCAGATATTAACTGAAAATGCATCTCCAGTGAGTCAAGAAAACCCTACGCTGATGGACATCTCCGCTTCCCAGATCCCTGCAGGGGACACGCTCGAGGAGAAAAGTTCAGAAAGCTCTGAACATAAATCAACGCAA GAAAATGAAAACAGCTCATTATCAGAGGAATTAGCTCTGAAGATGGAAAGTCTTTGTGTAAAGGATCGAAGTTATGTCCTATCCCCAACGAGTACGACATCTTCTTCTGGAGAGGTTGAAATGACGTCTGCTTTTGAGATTCAACGTTCTAAGCTGTACGCTTTTCTTGCGGAGTGTGGGATACACCCACTTGAAAAACCGTGGTTAGAATGGGCGAATGTTGGTGAGAGAACACACCGGAGATACATTCAGAGGACATCGGAGATAATTTCGTCCGTTCTCAAAGTGGTTTATCCCGGTAATCCAGGTTGTCTGTGGAGTCAGCTTCAAGCATCCACAGCGATTAGCGAAATGCTGGGTGACGAAGCAGTGTGTTCTCCATCTGATAGAAGCTACCTTGAGGGTCTAGCTGAAGCATACAAGAATTCCGCGGCATGGGACACCAGAAGGCAAATATTATCTGTCATGGCAGGCATCGCAAGCTACAAAGCAATATCACTTTACATTCCTGGGATAACGCCGTATCGTTACACTATGGCCAACTTACATCGTCTCCAATTTGGTAGAGCAGCCCCTGTCCCAAAGAAAGATGCCCCGAGATTACGGATTGACCGACAGCAGCTAGaccattttttaagttttattacTAGCCCTCATTTAGTTCAGGACCTTCCGTTCGGAAACAAGAATCTGAAATTGTCAAATGGCCAAAGTATTGCTGTTCCTAATGTTATTCGTACCAACAGTACCAACAGTACTGCTTGGATTCCAATTTTACACCATTCAGCGAGAGAACAATGA
- the LOC138000908 gene encoding dopamine receptor 2-like codes for MERFTPYNLFYTQMFINYVSSKDPRSLEFSDEAGIKIPDVGTAYGHIAKGSRCVEMANDQNGTVTPTLEPFSSSACIAWLTVLNIEAVAIVTMNALTIFIYLKERILRKRSMYLVISLAVADMFVTYNLIVHILWLGNNCNFWTIKMSRPIFSLEYFFPSASVINLAAISLERMHATFRPFKHRLIKKKIFGAVVAGVWFTAALSTAILFPSFFLGRSDITAFFHLKASHLSLGFCWLLIIVVSYTSIATKVHCGTHPQHHAYVLAR; via the exons ATGGAGCGATTCACTCCATATAACTTATTTTATACTCAGATGTTTATCAATTACGTGTCTTCAAAAGATCCAAGGAGCCTGGAATTTTCCGACGAAGCGGGAATAAAGATTCCTGACGTGGGAACAGCGTATGGACACATCGCGAAAGGATCACGATGTGTAGAA ATGGCCAATGACCAAAACGGAACAGTTACTCCAACTTTGGAGCCCTTCTCTTCATCCGCGTGCATTGCCTGGCTGACGGtacttaacatcgaagctgttgcTATAGTGACCATGAACGCTCTTACAATCTTTATTTACCTGAAAGAGCGAATCCTTCGCAAGCGTAGcatgtacctggtgatcagcctggcggttgcagacatgtttgttaCATACAACTTGATCGTTCATATTTTGTGGTTGGGTAACAATTGTAACTTTTGGACGATTAAGATGTCAAGACCTATTTTCAGCTTGGAGTACTTCTTTCCATCAGCCTCTGTAATAAaccttgctgctatttctttggagcggatgcacgcaacgtttcgtccattcaagcatcgcctcatcaaaaagaagatatttggagcagttgttgcgggtgtttggtttacagctgccctGTCTACAGCTATCCTTTTTCCATCATTTTTCCTGGGCCGCTCAGATATCACAGCTTTCTTTCACCTGAAAGCATCACACTTGTCATTGGGGTTTTGTTGGCTTTTAATCATCGTTGTTTCATACACGTCCATCGCTACTAAAGTTCACtgtggaacgcatcctcagcatcatg CTTATGTTTTAGCTCgatag